The Cyclobacteriaceae bacterium genome includes a region encoding these proteins:
- the rpsD gene encoding 30S ribosomal protein S4 — MARYTGPKTRISRRFNEPIMGESKAFQKKNYPPGQHGKTKKRKQSEYAIQLAEKQKAKYTYGVLERQFSHTFDRATRKKGVTGEVLLQLLESRLDNMVYRLGIAPTRRAARQLVVHRHIIVNGEVVNIPSYSLKPGETIGVREKSKSLEAISTSLSIGGAKKYNWLEWDSTEMVGKVINLPPRTEIPENINEQLIVELYSK, encoded by the coding sequence ATGGCACGATACACTGGTCCCAAAACGCGAATTTCAAGAAGGTTCAACGAGCCTATCATGGGAGAGAGCAAGGCTTTTCAAAAGAAAAACTATCCTCCTGGACAGCACGGAAAAACCAAGAAGCGCAAGCAGTCTGAGTATGCTATTCAGTTAGCTGAAAAGCAGAAGGCGAAGTATACTTATGGTGTTCTTGAGCGTCAGTTTTCTCACACATTTGACAGAGCAACCCGTAAAAAGGGAGTAACTGGTGAAGTTCTTTTGCAACTTCTCGAGTCTCGTTTGGACAACATGGTTTATCGTCTTGGTATTGCTCCAACACGTCGTGCCGCTCGTCAGTTGGTAGTGCACAGACACATCATTGTTAATGGTGAAGTGGTAAATATCCCTTCTTACTCATTGAAGCCAGGTGAAACCATTGGAGTGCGTGAAAAATCAAAGTCATTGGAAGCGATATCAACAAGTCTTTCCATTGGCGGTGCGAAAAAATATAACTGGTTAGAGTGGGATAGCACTGAGATGGTAGGAAAGGTTATCAATCTGCCTCCTCGCACAGAAATTCCGGAGAACATCAACGAGCAGTTAATCGTCGAATTGTACTCCAAGTAA
- the rpsK gene encoding 30S ribosomal protein S11, protein MANEPVEKKKDKSKKRTVQVEAIGQVHIRATFNNIVISMTNTTGQVVAWASAGKMGFKGSKKNTPYAAQTAAQEASTKAFELGLRKVEVFVRGPGSGRESAIRAIQNSGIEVLTIKDLTPLPHNGCRPPKKRRV, encoded by the coding sequence ATGGCAAACGAACCGGTAGAAAAAAAGAAAGACAAGAGCAAAAAACGCACTGTCCAGGTGGAGGCGATAGGTCAGGTCCATATCAGGGCTACCTTCAATAACATCGTAATATCCATGACCAATACAACTGGTCAGGTAGTAGCATGGGCGTCTGCCGGAAAGATGGGATTCAAAGGATCTAAGAAGAACACTCCTTATGCTGCACAAACAGCAGCTCAGGAAGCTTCTACTAAGGCCTTCGAATTAGGTCTTAGAAAAGTTGAGGTTTTCGTAAGAGGTCCTGGTTCAGGACGTGAGTCTGCGATTCGTGCAATTCAAAACTCAGGTATTGAAGTGTTGACGATCAAGGATTTGACACCGCTTCCGCACAACGGTTGCCGTCCTCCGAAGAAAAGAAGAGTTTAA
- the rpsM gene encoding 30S ribosomal protein S13 has product MARIAGVDIPDNKRGEVGLTYIYGIGRRRAQLILTQAGVNWDKKVKEWNDEESNAVRAIIAEKFRIEGALRSEVQLSIKRLMDIGSYRGLRHRRGLPVRGQKTKNNARTRKGKRKTVANKKKATKG; this is encoded by the coding sequence ATGGCACGTATAGCAGGCGTTGATATTCCGGATAACAAAAGAGGCGAAGTAGGTCTCACGTACATCTATGGCATTGGTCGTAGAAGAGCGCAACTGATTCTTACTCAGGCTGGAGTTAACTGGGACAAGAAAGTTAAGGAATGGAATGATGAAGAATCCAATGCGGTTCGTGCCATCATTGCAGAGAAATTCAGAATTGAAGGTGCTCTTCGCTCTGAGGTTCAGCTTAGCATCAAGCGTCTGATGGACATTGGTTCTTACAGGGGCTTACGTCACCGCAGAGGTTTACCAGTGCGTGGACAGAAGACAAAGAATAATGCGCGTACCCGTAAAGGAAAACGCAAAACAGTTGCTAACAAGAAGAAGGCAACTAAAGGGTAA
- the rpmJ gene encoding 50S ribosomal protein L36: MKVRASIKKRSADCKIIRRKGKLYVINKKNPRYKQRQG, translated from the coding sequence ATGAAGGTAAGAGCATCCATAAAAAAGCGCAGCGCCGATTGCAAGATCATTCGTCGCAAGGGCAAATTGTATGTGATTAACAAGAAGAATCCACGTTACAAACAGCGTCAAGGATAA
- the infA gene encoding translation initiation factor IF-1 — protein MAKQKSIEQDGTIQEALSNAMFRVQLENGHEVLAHISGKMRMHYIRILPGDKVRLEMSPYDLTKGRITFRYK, from the coding sequence GTGGCGAAACAAAAGTCGATAGAACAGGACGGTACCATTCAAGAGGCATTGTCCAATGCGATGTTCAGAGTGCAGTTGGAGAATGGCCATGAAGTATTGGCACATATCTCGGGTAAGATGCGAATGCATTATATCCGGATTTTGCCGGGAGATAAAGTGAGACTTGAAATGTCTCCATATGATTTGACAAAAGGTAGGATAACGTTTAGATACAAGTAA
- the map gene encoding type I methionyl aminopeptidase, translating into MIHLKSDEEIQIIRESATILAQTHGEVARLIKPGVKTKVLDQRAEEYIKDKGGIPSFLKYNGFPASLCISVNDTVVHGFPGEYELKEGDVVSVDCGVKYKGYHSDSAYTYPLEGVSTEVLDLLNRTYDSLYLGIEQAKAGNRIGDVGYAIQSFVENFGYGVVRELVGHGLGKQLHEDPEVPNYGKRGKGPKIVAGMVIAIEPMINLGTKNVVQEKDGWTIRTADRKPSAHFEHTVAIYEDRTEILTTHEEIEKNYSYKWRNKSR; encoded by the coding sequence ATGATTCACCTAAAGTCGGACGAAGAGATTCAGATCATAAGAGAAAGCGCAACAATATTAGCGCAGACTCACGGTGAAGTTGCCAGGCTGATAAAGCCAGGGGTGAAGACGAAAGTTCTGGATCAAAGGGCCGAAGAGTATATTAAAGACAAAGGAGGAATTCCTTCTTTTCTAAAGTATAACGGATTCCCTGCATCACTTTGCATTTCTGTAAATGATACAGTTGTGCATGGTTTTCCAGGAGAATACGAGTTGAAAGAGGGTGATGTTGTTTCGGTTGATTGTGGAGTTAAGTATAAAGGCTACCACAGCGATTCAGCCTACACCTACCCGCTCGAAGGAGTTAGCACAGAAGTGCTGGACCTTTTAAACCGGACGTACGATTCGTTGTACCTCGGTATTGAGCAGGCAAAGGCAGGAAACAGAATTGGCGATGTTGGATATGCGATCCAGTCGTTTGTTGAAAATTTTGGTTACGGAGTTGTAAGAGAGCTGGTAGGGCACGGATTAGGGAAACAACTTCATGAAGATCCGGAAGTTCCGAACTACGGTAAACGTGGAAAGGGACCAAAGATCGTAGCGGGAATGGTCATAGCGATAGAGCCAATGATCAACCTGGGAACCAAGAATGTGGTTCAGGAGAAAGACGGATGGACGATTCGTACAGCAGATCGCAAACCTTCAGCTCACTTTGAGCATACGGTGGCGATTTATGAGGACAGAACGGAAATATTGACAACGCACGAGGAAATAGAAAAAAATTATAGTTATAAGTGGCGAAACAAAAGTCGATAG
- the secY gene encoding preprotein translocase subunit SecY, with product MKRFFTTIKNIFSIEDLRVRILNTIGFLIIFRLGSYIVLPGIEPSALSSNAGGGVFGLLDTLVGGSFNRVSIFALGIMPYISASIVVQLLTVAVPHFTKLQKEGDSGRKKLNQFTRVLTIVITAAQSYGYLRSIVNPEAIINPGVFFTVSSIIILVAGTMFCMWLGERITDKGIGNGISMLIMIGIVSRFPGALYLEATTKGMSGALLFILELLALFFVVVGVIALTQATRRIPVQYAKQVVGNKLYGGKRDFIPLKLNSAGVMPIIFAQALMFIPPLMAGIWGDSDIGAYVGSTFADFTSWQYNLLFAILILLFTFFYTAITVPSNDIADNLKRNGGFIPGIKPGKPTAEFIDGILSKITLPGALFLAAVAIMPAFAVRANVTQNFAQFYGGTSLLILVGVVLDTLQQIESYLLMRHYEGMMKSGRVKGRSQFAAA from the coding sequence ATGAAGAGATTCTTTACAACCATAAAGAACATTTTCTCAATCGAGGACCTTCGGGTACGGATTCTGAATACTATCGGATTCCTGATCATTTTCAGATTAGGATCTTACATTGTATTACCTGGAATCGAGCCAAGCGCACTCAGCAGCAATGCAGGTGGTGGTGTTTTCGGTTTGTTGGATACTTTGGTTGGAGGTTCTTTCAACAGAGTTTCAATTTTCGCATTAGGCATTATGCCTTATATCTCTGCTTCTATCGTAGTGCAATTGCTTACGGTAGCAGTTCCGCATTTCACCAAACTTCAAAAGGAAGGTGATAGCGGTAGAAAGAAATTGAATCAGTTTACCCGTGTCTTGACAATTGTCATTACTGCGGCTCAGTCATATGGCTATTTAAGATCAATTGTAAATCCTGAGGCGATCATCAATCCAGGAGTATTCTTTACAGTTTCTTCTATCATCATCCTCGTGGCGGGAACAATGTTCTGTATGTGGTTAGGTGAGCGTATTACTGATAAGGGTATTGGTAACGGTATTTCCATGCTGATTATGATCGGTATAGTTTCCCGTTTCCCTGGAGCGCTTTATCTGGAAGCAACAACAAAAGGAATGAGTGGCGCATTGTTGTTCATTCTTGAATTGCTTGCATTGTTCTTTGTAGTAGTAGGAGTAATTGCCTTAACACAAGCAACGCGTCGTATTCCTGTACAGTATGCCAAACAGGTTGTTGGCAATAAGTTGTATGGTGGTAAACGTGATTTTATTCCATTGAAATTGAACTCTGCTGGTGTAATGCCAATCATCTTTGCTCAGGCGCTGATGTTCATTCCGCCATTGATGGCAGGTATCTGGGGAGATAGCGACATTGGTGCCTATGTGGGTTCCACCTTTGCTGACTTCACTTCATGGCAGTATAATTTGTTGTTTGCGATTCTGATTCTGTTGTTCACGTTCTTCTATACGGCGATTACAGTTCCCTCCAACGATATAGCTGATAATTTAAAACGCAATGGTGGATTTATCCCAGGCATTAAGCCAGGTAAACCAACTGCTGAGTTCATCGATGGTATTTTATCAAAAATTACACTTCCAGGCGCTTTGTTTTTAGCAGCGGTCGCGATCATGCCAGCATTTGCTGTGCGTGCTAACGTCACTCAGAACTTCGCTCAGTTTTATGGTGGTACTTCGCTTTTGATCCTTGTAGGAGTTGTGCTCGACACGCTTCAGCAAATTGAAAGCTACTTGCTCATGAGACATTACGAAGGGATGATGAAATCCGGAAGAGTAAAAGGACGTTCTCAGTTTGCTGCGGCTTAA
- the rplO gene encoding 50S ribosomal protein L15 → MKLNTLKPAEGSTKNNKRRGRGQGSGGSTAGRGHKGAQSRSGHATKAGFEGGQMPLQRRIPKFGFKNNNKIYYKGINLDALEELAQKTKAAAINLQLMMDNGIVGKKDKVKILGRGELKSKVSVEAHAFSETATKAIENVGGSATTVK, encoded by the coding sequence ATGAAGTTGAATACATTAAAACCGGCAGAAGGTTCCACCAAGAACAATAAGCGCCGTGGAAGAGGACAAGGTTCAGGTGGTAGTACTGCTGGCCGTGGTCACAAAGGAGCTCAGTCACGTTCAGGTCATGCCACTAAGGCTGGTTTTGAAGGTGGTCAGATGCCATTGCAACGTCGTATTCCTAAGTTCGGCTTTAAAAACAATAACAAGATCTATTACAAAGGCATCAACCTTGATGCATTGGAAGAACTTGCTCAGAAGACCAAGGCTGCTGCTATCAACTTACAATTGATGATGGACAACGGTATCGTTGGTAAGAAGGACAAGGTTAAAATTTTAGGTCGTGGAGAACTGAAATCAAAAGTGAGTGTGGAAGCACATGCATTTTCTGAAACAGCAACAAAGGCAATTGAAAACGTCGGCGGAAGCGCCACAACAGTGAAATAA
- the rpmD gene encoding 50S ribosomal protein L30 — MAKVRITQIRSTIKRPETQLRTIQSLGLGKRDKSVEVEYTPQIQGMVRKVSHLVSVKEL, encoded by the coding sequence ATGGCGAAAGTTAGAATTACACAAATCCGTAGCACGATTAAACGTCCGGAAACTCAATTGAGAACAATTCAGTCTCTTGGACTTGGAAAGCGTGATAAGTCAGTGGAAGTAGAATATACACCGCAGATCCAGGGAATGGTAAGAAAAGTAAGTCATCTGGTAAGCGTTAAAGAACTATAA
- the rpsE gene encoding 30S ribosomal protein S5 produces MTQSNVSTVKASEIDLKEKVVAIQRVAKVVKGGRRFSFSAIVVVGDGNGVVGYGLGKANEVTDAITKGIDDAKKHLVKVPIIKGTVPHDSIGKFGGGLVLLKPASPGTGVIAGGAMRAVLESAGVHNVLAKSKGSSNPHNVVKATFKALTTMRDAHTVARNRGVELSKVFNG; encoded by the coding sequence ATGACACAGAGCAACGTCAGTACAGTAAAGGCCAGCGAAATCGATCTTAAAGAAAAGGTCGTAGCGATTCAGCGCGTAGCCAAAGTGGTAAAGGGTGGACGTAGGTTCAGCTTCTCTGCCATTGTGGTTGTAGGTGATGGCAACGGTGTGGTGGGATATGGCTTAGGAAAAGCGAACGAAGTTACCGACGCGATCACCAAAGGGATTGATGATGCCAAGAAGCATTTGGTAAAAGTGCCCATCATTAAAGGTACTGTTCCTCATGATTCTATTGGAAAATTCGGTGGTGGTCTTGTGTTGTTGAAGCCAGCTTCTCCTGGTACAGGAGTAATTGCAGGTGGTGCGATGCGTGCCGTTTTGGAAAGTGCTGGTGTTCATAATGTATTGGCAAAATCAAAAGGATCTTCAAATCCTCACAACGTGGTAAAGGCGACCTTCAAGGCATTGACAACAATGCGTGATGCACACACAGTAGCCCGCAACCGTGGAGTAGAATTATCTAAAGTATTTAACGGATAA
- a CDS encoding 50S ribosomal protein L18 has product MPTVKTSRRSRIKMGIRKNVEGTSVRPRLSVFRSNKAIYAQLIDDSKGHTIASASSADIEKAKLNKETSKTVGKKVAEKALASGVSEIVFDRNGYLYHGNIKALAEGAREGGLKF; this is encoded by the coding sequence ATGCCAACAGTTAAGACAAGTCGCAGGTCAAGAATTAAGATGGGCATTCGCAAGAATGTTGAAGGCACTTCAGTGCGCCCTCGTCTTTCAGTGTTTCGCAGCAACAAAGCGATCTATGCACAGCTCATAGATGACTCAAAAGGTCATACCATCGCATCTGCTTCTTCAGCAGATATTGAAAAAGCTAAGCTTAACAAGGAAACTTCTAAGACAGTAGGAAAGAAGGTAGCTGAGAAAGCATTGGCGTCCGGCGTAAGTGAGATCGTTTTTGATCGCAACGGATATTTATATCATGGAAACATTAAAGCTTTGGCCGAAGGCGCCAGAGAGGGTGGATTAAAATTCTAA
- the rplF gene encoding 50S ribosomal protein L6 — protein sequence MSRIGKLPIGVPKGVTCTFSESNKKVTVKGPKGELHQELKSNFKVKVENDSIEVTRPSDDKPDRALHGLYRALINNMVIGVSQGYKEQLELIGVGYKASAQGNVLELSLGYSHSVFVAIPSELKLQAQQEKGSNPMIILEGIDKQLIGQVAAKIKSLRKVEPYKGKGIRYVGEYVRRKAGKAAAK from the coding sequence ATGTCACGGATCGGTAAATTACCAATAGGAGTTCCAAAAGGTGTTACATGCACTTTTTCAGAATCCAATAAAAAAGTGACCGTGAAAGGTCCGAAGGGAGAATTACACCAGGAATTGAAATCAAACTTCAAAGTGAAGGTTGAGAATGATTCAATTGAAGTAACACGTCCTTCTGATGATAAACCAGATCGTGCGCTTCATGGTTTGTACCGCGCGCTTATCAATAACATGGTTATTGGTGTTAGCCAGGGGTACAAGGAGCAATTGGAATTGATCGGTGTTGGTTATAAGGCTTCAGCACAAGGCAATGTTCTTGAGCTAAGCTTAGGATATTCTCACAGTGTGTTTGTTGCAATTCCTTCAGAGTTGAAACTTCAGGCACAGCAGGAGAAGGGTTCAAACCCAATGATCATTCTGGAAGGTATTGACAAGCAATTGATCGGACAGGTAGCTGCGAAGATCAAGTCGCTTAGAAAAGTTGAGCCTTACAAAGGAAAAGGTATTCGTTACGTGGGTGAATATGTTCGCAGAAAAGCTGGTAAAGCTGCTGCTAAATAA
- the rpsH gene encoding 30S ribosomal protein S8, which yields MTDPIADYLTRLRNAIKSRHRVVEVPASNIKKEITKVLFDKGYILNYKFETTENKQGMIKIALKYNPETKDSAISKIDRISSPGLRQYKPSDELPKVLNGLGIAILSTSKGVITDKEARALNVGGEVLCYVY from the coding sequence ATGACAGACCCGATTGCAGACTATTTGACAAGGCTCAGAAACGCCATTAAATCACGCCACCGCGTGGTAGAGGTGCCTGCGAGCAACATCAAGAAAGAAATTACAAAGGTGTTGTTTGACAAGGGGTATATCCTGAACTATAAGTTCGAGACTACCGAAAACAAGCAGGGAATGATCAAAATCGCCTTGAAATACAATCCTGAAACGAAAGATTCAGCAATCTCAAAGATTGACAGAATCAGCTCACCAGGGTTGCGTCAATATAAGCCGTCAGATGAGTTGCCTAAGGTTCTTAATGGACTTGGCATTGCGATCCTGTCAACTTCAAAGGGAGTTATTACTGATAAAGAGGCACGCGCCCTCAATGTTGGTGGAGAAGTATTGTGTTACGTTTATTAA
- the rpsN gene encoding 30S ribosomal protein S14 — MAKLAIIARDKKKERLVARYKNKRQALKKAGDWEGLDKLPRSSSAVRLHSRCKLTGRPRGYMSKFGICRNQFRQMAHDGKIPGMTKASW, encoded by the coding sequence ATGGCAAAATTAGCAATCATCGCAAGGGATAAGAAAAAGGAAAGGCTGGTAGCCCGTTATAAGAACAAGCGTCAGGCTTTGAAAAAAGCTGGCGATTGGGAAGGTTTGGATAAGCTGCCACGCAGCTCATCTGCAGTGCGCCTTCACAGCCGTTGCAAGCTCACAGGACGTCCTCGTGGGTACATGAGCAAGTTTGGAATTTGCCGTAACCAGTTCCGCCAAATGGCACACGACGGGAAAATCCCTGGAATGACGAAAGCGAGCTGGTAA
- the rplE gene encoding 50S ribosomal protein L5 encodes MATPRLKEKYSKEIVPALKAKFQYSSVMQVPKIQKICVNKGIGAAVADKKMIDVGLEEITTITGQKAVPTRSKKDISNFKLRSNLPIGVKVTLRGEKMYEFMDRLMNVALPRVRDFKGVSDKGFDGRGNYTLGVKEQIIFPEISIDKVTKINGMDITFVTTAQTDEESYELLKAFGMPFTQKN; translated from the coding sequence ATGGCAACGCCCAGACTAAAAGAAAAATATAGCAAGGAGATTGTTCCGGCACTGAAAGCAAAGTTTCAGTACAGCTCGGTTATGCAAGTTCCTAAGATCCAAAAGATCTGCGTCAATAAAGGTATTGGTGCAGCAGTAGCGGATAAGAAAATGATTGATGTTGGTTTGGAAGAAATTACAACCATCACAGGTCAGAAAGCAGTTCCTACAAGATCAAAGAAGGATATCTCCAATTTCAAGTTGCGTTCTAATCTTCCGATTGGTGTAAAAGTGACATTGCGTGGAGAAAAAATGTACGAATTCATGGACAGGCTGATGAATGTTGCCCTTCCACGTGTTCGTGACTTCAAAGGTGTTAGTGATAAAGGCTTCGATGGTCGTGGAAACTATACCCTCGGCGTAAAGGAGCAGATCATTTTCCCGGAGATTTCAATTGATAAGGTTACAAAGATCAATGGTATGGACATCACGTTCGTTACCACTGCTCAGACAGATGAAGAAAGTTATGAGCTCCTGAAGGCTTTCGGGATGCCGTTTACACAGAAAAATTAA
- the rplX gene encoding 50S ribosomal protein L24, with product MERGTNKQPKLKIRKGDTVKVISGNYRSTADKINSGKVLEVILDKNRVIVEGINMVTKHQKPSAGKPEGGIKKTEASIHISNVVLLDPATGKPTKVGRKLNDKGKLQRFARKTGKFIETVK from the coding sequence ATGGAAAGAGGTACTAACAAACAGCCTAAGCTTAAGATTCGTAAAGGTGACACCGTAAAGGTGATCTCCGGAAACTACCGTAGCACTGCTGACAAGATTAACTCTGGCAAGGTGTTGGAAGTTATTCTGGATAAGAATAGAGTGATCGTTGAAGGAATCAACATGGTGACAAAGCACCAGAAGCCATCTGCAGGAAAACCTGAAGGTGGTATTAAAAAGACAGAAGCTTCCATTCATATCAGCAATGTGGTATTGCTGGATCCGGCAACCGGCAAGCCTACTAAGGTTGGTCGCAAGCTGAATGATAAAGGTAAGCTTCAGCGCTTCGCCAGGAAGACTGGAAAATTTATAGAAACCGTTAAGTAA
- the rplN gene encoding 50S ribosomal protein L14 encodes MIQSESRLTVADNSGAKEVLCLHVLGGTHRRYASVGDKIVVTVKSAIPTSQIKKGTVSKAVIVRTKKEVRRKDGSYIRFEDNAAVLLTAQDEPRGTRIFGPVARELREKQFMKIISLAPEVL; translated from the coding sequence ATGATACAGAGCGAATCACGCCTCACAGTGGCAGACAATAGCGGAGCAAAAGAAGTGCTTTGCCTCCATGTATTGGGCGGAACTCACCGACGCTATGCTTCGGTTGGAGATAAAATTGTGGTGACTGTTAAGTCTGCTATTCCTACCAGTCAGATTAAAAAAGGAACTGTATCGAAAGCGGTTATCGTTCGCACTAAGAAAGAAGTAAGAAGAAAAGACGGTTCATATATCCGTTTTGAAGATAACGCAGCCGTGCTTTTGACAGCACAGGATGAGCCTCGTGGTACCCGCATTTTCGGACCAGTAGCACGTGAGCTTCGTGAGAAACAGTTTATGAAGATTATTTCATTGGCCCCTGAAGTATTATAA
- the rpsQ gene encoding 30S ribosomal protein S17, whose product MERNLRKERVGRVVSNKMQKSITVAIDRKVKHEIYGKFMKKTTKLTAHDEKNEAGIGDTVKISETRPLSKNKRWRLVEIIEKAK is encoded by the coding sequence ATGGAAAGGAATTTAAGAAAAGAAAGAGTGGGTCGCGTGGTGAGCAATAAAATGCAAAAATCCATCACCGTTGCAATTGATCGCAAAGTGAAACATGAGATCTATGGCAAGTTCATGAAGAAGACCACTAAGCTGACTGCCCATGATGAGAAGAATGAAGCAGGTATCGGCGATACAGTGAAGATCAGCGAAACCCGTCCCCTCAGCAAGAATAAGCGCTGGAGATTGGTGGAGATCATTGAGAAAGCGAAGTAA
- the rpmC gene encoding 50S ribosomal protein L29, whose product MKNSEIKDLTLDELKEKLGSEKETLRKLKFAHQVSAIENPMKIRETRRVIATINTVLRQKENAK is encoded by the coding sequence ATGAAGAACTCTGAGATTAAAGATTTGACATTGGATGAGCTCAAGGAAAAACTTGGCTCTGAAAAAGAGACGTTGCGCAAGCTGAAATTTGCTCACCAGGTTTCTGCTATTGAAAATCCAATGAAAATACGCGAGACCCGCAGGGTGATCGCCACAATCAATACAGTGTTGCGTCAAAAAGAAAACGCAAAGTAA
- the rplP gene encoding 50S ribosomal protein L16, giving the protein MLQPKRTKFRKMQKGRVKGMATRGHTIAFGSFGLKAVEMGLLTARQLEAARVAVTRAMKREGQVWIRVFPDKPITRKPAEVRMGKGKGAPEYWVAPIKPGTILFEAGGVTRAVALEALKLADGKLPIKTKFVVRRDYVEA; this is encoded by the coding sequence ATGTTACAACCGAAACGTACAAAATTCAGAAAGATGCAGAAAGGCCGCGTTAAAGGCATGGCCACTCGCGGACATACAATTGCATTTGGATCATTTGGCCTAAAGGCTGTTGAGATGGGATTGTTAACAGCTCGTCAGCTAGAAGCAGCCCGTGTTGCTGTAACTCGTGCTATGAAGCGTGAAGGTCAGGTTTGGATCAGAGTGTTTCCTGACAAACCTATCACACGTAAACCTGCCGAAGTACGTATGGGTAAAGGTAAAGGAGCTCCTGAGTATTGGGTAGCACCGATCAAGCCAGGTACAATCCTGTTCGAAGCGGGTGGTGTAACACGCGCTGTAGCACTAGAAGCATTGAAGCTCGCCGATGGTAAGCTTCCTATTAAAACAAAATTTGTAGTACGAAGAGACTACGTAGAAGCATAA
- the rpsC gene encoding 30S ribosomal protein S3 — protein MGQKINPVGFRLGIVRGWDSNWFGGKTFSDKLVEDQKIRKYIDARIQKGGIAKVVIERTIKRITLTIHTARPGVVIGKGGTEVDKIKEELKKLTGKDVQINIFEIKRPELDARLVGESIAQQLEARISYRRAMKQSIASSMRVGAEGIKIKLSGRLAGADMARTEQYKEGRIPLHTLRADIDYAISEANTVYGKIGIKVWIFKGEIFGKRDLSPNIGIVSQGEANAAGKTQSGGPRRGGERGERRSGEGRGDRGGDRRSGGGGDRGGRGGENRSGGAGAGQRGGRR, from the coding sequence ATGGGACAAAAAATTAATCCTGTCGGCTTCCGCCTCGGCATCGTTCGTGGTTGGGACTCTAACTGGTTCGGAGGAAAGACATTCTCTGATAAGCTGGTCGAAGATCAGAAGATCAGAAAGTATATCGATGCCCGAATTCAAAAGGGAGGTATTGCTAAAGTAGTGATTGAACGCACTATTAAACGCATTACACTTACAATTCACACTGCCCGTCCAGGTGTAGTGATTGGAAAAGGTGGTACCGAAGTCGATAAGATCAAGGAAGAGTTGAAGAAACTTACTGGCAAGGATGTTCAAATCAACATCTTTGAAATCAAACGTCCTGAGTTGGATGCAAGATTAGTAGGTGAATCAATTGCTCAGCAGCTTGAAGCGCGTATTTCTTATCGTCGTGCGATGAAGCAATCTATCGCTTCTTCAATGCGCGTTGGTGCAGAAGGTATCAAGATAAAATTGTCAGGTCGTTTGGCAGGTGCTGATATGGCCCGTACAGAGCAATATAAAGAAGGAAGAATTCCATTGCACACATTACGTGCAGACATTGATTACGCAATCTCTGAAGCAAATACTGTTTACGGAAAGATTGGTATCAAGGTGTGGATTTTCAAAGGTGAGATTTTTGGTAAGCGTGATTTGTCACCAAACATTGGTATTGTATCTCAAGGCGAAGCTAATGCAGCCGGCAAGACACAGAGCGGTGGTCCTCGCAGAGGTGGTGAACGCGGCGAACGCAGAAGCGGTGAAGGCCGTGGCGATCGTGGTGGCGACAGAAGAAGTGGTGGCGGTGGTGACCGTGGAGGAAGAGGCGGAGAGAACAGAAGCGGCGGTGCCGGTGCTGGCCAAAGAGGTGGAAGAAGATAA